A genomic region of Pyrus communis chromosome 14, drPyrComm1.1, whole genome shotgun sequence contains the following coding sequences:
- the LOC137715852 gene encoding uncharacterized protein, protein MSASEATHHRRSATGSGGASVSDDSDDDQSWHSMSESGNVRRKSCESDCPVEEVDLESGVLELKKVLHLSKVERNCRICHMGLEGGGGTDSGSGVPIDLGCSCKGDLGAAHKQCAETWFKIKGDTTCEICGVTAFNISSEQINESNATTATSASVPAAPMILVETRTMWHGRRIMNFLLACMILAFVISWLFHFKVLS, encoded by the exons ATGTCAGCTTCCGAGGCAACCCACCACCGCCGTTCGGCCACCGGAAGCGGCGGCGCGTCGGTCTCGGATGACTCCGACGACGACCAATCTTGGCACTCTATGTCTGAGTCGGGCAATGTCCGGAGGAAGTCTTGTGAGTCGGATTGTCCAGTGGAGGAGGTGGATTTGGAGAGTGGGGTTCTGGAGCTGAAGAAGGTGCTGCATTTGAGTAAAGTTGAGAGAAATTGCAGGATTTGCCACATGGGTTTGGAAGGGGGCGGTGGGACTGACTCTGGCTCTGGGGTCCCAATTGATTTGGGGTGTTCTTGCAAGGGGGATTTGGGCGCTGCTCATAAGCAATGTGCTGAGACTTGGTTCAAGATCAAGGGAGATAC aACCTGCGAGATCTGTGGCGTCACTGCATTCAACATTTCCAGTGAGCAGATAAACGAGTCAAATGCCACTACTGCCACATCCGCATCAGTACCAGCAGCACCCATGATCCTGGTTGAAACCCGAACCATGTGGCATGGCCGCCGCATTATGAATTTCCTGCTTGCCTGCATGATCCTTGCCTTTGTAATTTCATGGCTTTTTCACTTCAAAGTGCTTTCATGA
- the LOC137715277 gene encoding mitochondrial import inner membrane translocase subunit TIM10-like has translation MAAPNAPTVLDKEQIFGMAEKEMEYRVELFNKLTHTCFNKCVEKKYKESELNMGENSCIDRCVSKYWHVTNLVGQLLGSGRPPM, from the exons ATGGCTGCCCCTAATGCGCCGACGGTTTTGGACAAGGAACAG ATTTTTGGTATGGCAGAGAAGGAGATGGAATACAGGGTTGAGTTGTTCAACAA GCTTACCCACACATGTTTCAACAAGTGCGTTGAGAAGAA GTACAAGGAGTCTGAGCTAAACATGGGTGAAAACAGTTGCATTGATCGGTGCGTGTCTAAATATTGGCAT GTGACTAATCTAGTCGGCCAGCTGCTTGGTTCTGGTAGGCCTCCCATGTAA